From Campylobacter showae:
AAACGAGCTAGTTTTGGTTTTGGCGGCTAGAGATTAAGTCTTAAATTTAACGCAAGTTTTGCTATTAATCCGCTCACGTAGACCAGCCAAATCTATCAAATAGTCTTTAGTGTGTTTTGATTGCTATTTGCAGATAAAGATATTATGAATTTAAAATCTTACTTAAATCAAAACTAAAATGTAATTAAAGTTTTCATTTATGATAATGCTTATCTTTTTAAGCAGAATTTTATATGATTTATATATAATCCCGTTATAATTTTATCTAGCCTTAAATATACAGTCTAATTAAAATTATAAAAATCACCCTAAAGGAACTTAATGCAAAAATTTTTACAAGCCCTAGCAGGCTCGCAAAAATATTTCGTAAACTACGTTAGCGTCGCGATTTTCATCGTGATGGCGTGGATAGGCGGACTCAAAGTCGTGCAATACGAGGCCGACGGCATCGTGCCGTTTGTAACCAACAGCCCGTTTTTTAGCTACATGTATAGCAAAAAAGATATCGTAGATAACGGCAAGGGCAAAATGGTCGCCGAGTACAACCTGCACAAAAATCCGGAAGGCTTGGTCGTGCCTAAAAACATCGAGTGGCATAAACAAAACGGTACTTACGCGGTTTCGTATCTGATCGGCGCGATGATCTGCACTATCGGTACGCTCGTGCTGCTTGGCATTTGGTTCCCTAAACTAGGGCTTATCGGCGGACTGCTGACGTTTGGCATGTCTATCGTAACGCTTAGCTTTTTGATAACGACGCCTGAGACTTGGGTGCCAAATCTAGGCAATCCAGCACTTGGCATCACTGAAAGTCCTAATCACGGCTTCCCGTATCTATCGGGTGCCGGACGACTGGTGCTAAAAGATATAATAATGTCTGCTGCGGGACTAATCGTAGCCTCAAATGCGGCTCGCAGGATTTTGGAGTGCTGCAAAAGCTGCTCGGCTAAGTAAAATTTGCAGATTTTAGCGAGCGGTAGACCTAAATTTAGTTATTTCTCCGCTCGCGGCCGTTTTTCTCATCTCTACTTTTTACTATTTCGTTACAAAATTACTTTGCTTTTTCAATATATACCAAATCAATTTTATCTGTTTGCTCGCTCGTTAAATTTAGCAAACCGTGTACGCGTAAAATGCTGCTATAAGCGGAGATTAGGTAAAATGCAGCCCTAAATTTAAAGGAGAAAATATGGCATTTTTCGATTTTTTCAAAAGAGGCGGCAAAAATAGCGCAAACGCCGCAAAGATCGGCAAGACCGCGCAGGAGCGCAAGGATATAAGCATAGAAATTTTAAAATCCCAAGGCGTGCCGTACATTGACCATCTGCCGCTACGATATGAGACGGGTGAGATCACTCCGCGCGAAAAGGACGAGGTTATCGCCCGTGCGATCTGCTCGTTTGCCGCGATAATGTGTGCTTGCACGATCAGAGATAACGGCGAGCTAACCGACGAAGACAAGCAGGGCACGAAGGACTTTTTGGATAATCGCTTTGGGTGCATAGACAAGCTAACGCGCATGGAACGCCGCGTCGTGCAGGGCGAGGCGAGCTATAACGAGGCCGTAAATATGGGCTGGAAATACGAGTCGCTGTGGGCGCTGATGTGGGCCATGGGTCTCGTAGAGGAGCTAAATTTCCCAAACGAGATCTGCGACTGCAAATTTGTGATGGATACCTTTATCGGCGGTGATTTTTCGGAGCGCGTGAAGCTGCGGGGTACTGATGAAATCCTGCAAGCGCTTGATCTCGTCTATCGTTACCACTGGGCGTGCGTCAATGCCCGCGTGCACGGCTCAGACTGCGCGGGGCTCGACGAAGAGGTCGTGATGGAGAGGCGCGGCGGGCTAGAGTGGCTGTGCTGCAAGGGGGACGAAAATGATAATCTAACTGACGAATATAATGCGTGGGATTATCCGGACTTAAATACCTAGCGGCGCGTCTTTTTCCTTTATACGTCGTTGGAAATTTCGCCGAATTTCAGTCACGTATTATAATATACGCTCCTTCATTCGGCTCATTTCCGCCTCGTCTAAAGAAAAAATACTGCACCTTATTTCCGTGTAGCGGTATTTTCTCGCATCGCTATATTCGGTCGCTACTCATGCACAATAATCACCATCGTAAAATTTTAAGTCGCTTAGTCTAGCTTCGCGATACTGCCGTTCTTGTATTCTTTAACTCAAATTTAAACTAGCCTACGCTTAAAAATTAAATTTCGCTTTATCTTTGTGTGTTGTTTCTCTTTGCTATACGTCGTTGCGTTTAAAATTTGCTTTATTACATATCAAGCATACGCTCCGCCCGCAAATTTCATCCGCGCCTAGTCTAACTTCGCGATACCGCCTCTTGCGTCATTTCGCTCAAATTTAAGTTGCAACTTTGGCAGACTATTTTTACGTCCTTGCTTCAAATTTGGCCGCTTGTGCGTTTAGTTTTTGCTCGGTAGCAATTAATTAATTTTTATTTTGTTTAAATATTAAATAATGTTTATTATAATTGCGCTAAAAATCAATGGATGGATAATGCTTTTTAACTCTTACGAATTTATATTTTTATTTTTGCCCATAACTTTTTTCGTATATTTTTTCTTAAATAAAAAGCGCCTTAGCGAAGCGGCGAAAGGCTTTTTGGTGCTATCGTCGCTATTTTTTTACAGCTGGTGGAACATCGCGTATCTACCGCTAATAGTAGGCTCGATGATATTTAACTACTCTTTTGGGCTAGAGCTTTGTAAAAATAATCCTAAAATTTCAAAAAAAATTCTCCTTGCTCTTGGTATCGCGGCAAATTTGGCTTTGCTTGGGTATTTTAAGTACTCCGATTTTTTGATCGGCAACGTAAATTTCGCCTTCGGTACGCAGATATCGCACCTAAATTTACTCCTGCCGCTTGCTATTTCGTTTTTTACGTTTCAGCAGATCGCGTATCTGGTAGATAGCGCGGCAGAAGAGAGCGCGAAGCGGTATGATTTTTTAAATTACTGCTTGTTTGTTACGTTTTTTCCGCAGCTAATCGCCGGCCCCATCGTACATCACGAGGAGATGATGCCGCAGTTTGCAAAAGCTAAAAATAAAATAATCAACTACAAAAATATCGCTCTTGGGCTTTTTATATTTTCTATCGGGCTTTTTAAAAAGGTCGTTATCGCCGATACTTTCGCCGTTTGGGCGACCGAGGGCTTTGACATGGCCGCGAGCTTAAATTTGATCGAAGCTTGGGCGACTAGCCTTAGCTACACGTTTCAGCTCTATTTTGATTTTAGCGGATACTGCGATATGGCGATCGGCGCGGCGCTGCTTTTTAACATCAAACTCCCGATAAATTTCAACTCGCCTTACAAGGCTTTAAATATTCAGGATTTTTGGCGCAGGTGGCATATCACGCTAAGCCGTTTTTTGAGAGATTACGTCTATATCCCGCTGGGAGGCAACCGCAGGGGCAAGGCGAGAACGTACGTAAATTTAGCTGCTACCTTCGTGATAGGGGGCATCTGGCACGGGGCGGGCTGGACGTTTGTATTTTGGGGATGTCTGCACGGCGCGGCTTTGATCGTCCAAAGGATTTGGAGCGAGCTGGGCTTTAGACTAAATAAATTCATAGCTTGGTTTATAACCTTTAACTTCGTAAATATCGCATGGGTGTTTTTTAGAGCAAAGGAGTGGGACGACGCGCTAAAGGTGCTAAAGGGGATGTTTGGCCTAGGCGGCGGACTAACTCTAAATTCGCGGCTAGAGAAAAAGGTCGGTTTTTTGAGGGAGTACGGCGTAAAATTTGGCGAGTGGAATCCAAATATACAAATAGACAGCACAAACACCTTGTTCTACTACCTTATCGCTGGTTTTGCGGTAGCGCTGCTATTTAAAAACTCTGCGCAAAAACTGCAA
This genomic window contains:
- a CDS encoding MBOAT family O-acyltransferase, whose amino-acid sequence is MLFNSYEFIFLFLPITFFVYFFLNKKRLSEAAKGFLVLSSLFFYSWWNIAYLPLIVGSMIFNYSFGLELCKNNPKISKKILLALGIAANLALLGYFKYSDFLIGNVNFAFGTQISHLNLLLPLAISFFTFQQIAYLVDSAAEESAKRYDFLNYCLFVTFFPQLIAGPIVHHEEMMPQFAKAKNKIINYKNIALGLFIFSIGLFKKVVIADTFAVWATEGFDMAASLNLIEAWATSLSYTFQLYFDFSGYCDMAIGAALLFNIKLPINFNSPYKALNIQDFWRRWHITLSRFLRDYVYIPLGGNRRGKARTYVNLAATFVIGGIWHGAGWTFVFWGCLHGAALIVQRIWSELGFRLNKFIAWFITFNFVNIAWVFFRAKEWDDALKVLKGMFGLGGGLTLNSRLEKKVGFLREYGVKFGEWNPNIQIDSTNTLFYYLIAGFAVALLFKNSAQKLQGFRLGGLNLTLAVLCFTLGVLNLHKMSQFLYFNF
- a CDS encoding DUF417 family protein, which codes for MQKFLQALAGSQKYFVNYVSVAIFIVMAWIGGLKVVQYEADGIVPFVTNSPFFSYMYSKKDIVDNGKGKMVAEYNLHKNPEGLVVPKNIEWHKQNGTYAVSYLIGAMICTIGTLVLLGIWFPKLGLIGGLLTFGMSIVTLSFLITTPETWVPNLGNPALGITESPNHGFPYLSGAGRLVLKDIIMSAAGLIVASNAARRILECCKSCSAK
- a CDS encoding DUF4272 domain-containing protein, encoding MAFFDFFKRGGKNSANAAKIGKTAQERKDISIEILKSQGVPYIDHLPLRYETGEITPREKDEVIARAICSFAAIMCACTIRDNGELTDEDKQGTKDFLDNRFGCIDKLTRMERRVVQGEASYNEAVNMGWKYESLWALMWAMGLVEELNFPNEICDCKFVMDTFIGGDFSERVKLRGTDEILQALDLVYRYHWACVNARVHGSDCAGLDEEVVMERRGGLEWLCCKGDENDNLTDEYNAWDYPDLNT